The sequence CCCGGGGCGCGGCGGAAGTGCAGCGCCAGCACCATGCTGACGAGCGCGATGTCGAGCAGCGGGTACGCCAGTGACAGCGCGGTGTGCGCCACGCTCGGCCCGTCGAAACGGGCCGCCTGGGCGAGCGCCAGGCTCCACGACAGCGTCAGCAGCGAGCCGCCGATCAGCCAGGCGTCCAGCCCCAGACAGATCCAGCCGGCCTTGTTCACCGGCCGCTTGGCCAGCACCAGCAGGCCCACGATGGCGGGCGGCGCGAAGCACAGGAAGAACAGGTCGGCGTAGCTGGGCGTGGGCACGGGACGGCCGAGGACGACCTCGTACCACCCCCAGACCGCGTTGCCGAGGGACGCCATCATCGACGACAGGGCGAACAGCAGCCAGGCCGAGCGGAAGCGGACGCGCGGACTGCGGGCGTACAGGAAGCAGGAGACGGCGGCGGTGCCCGCCGCCGCGGCCAGCCCGAAGTCGCCCATGATCAACGCCACTTCGTTCGCACCCCAGTCGAACGCGGCCCCGACGGCGTAGGCCGCGCAGACCAGGGCGAGGACGAGTCGCTCCGTCCCGCGCGAGCACTCGCCGACGGCCGGCCGGCGGGGCGGCGGTGCCTGCTGCGGATGCGGTGCGCGCACCGCTTCTTCCAGCACGGTCGTCGCGGAGAGCGGCGCAGTCACCGGGGCCTCCCGGTCCGCGCCGCTCCCCGGTCCTGCCGGTCCCGGTGCGCTGGGTGCGCGTGCCTCCTGCGGCCGCTGTGCTTGCGCTGGTGATGGCTGTGGTGGCCGGTGTGGTGACCGCGTCTGCGCGCGGCCGTGCACCAGGGTCGCCGTCGGCGGCTCCGCCGCGTCGGATCGTTCGTCCATAGGCCGTGCATCGCCCGTCGCCCCCCTCACAAAATCTGAAATGTCCATCCCCGGCGCCGAATCAGTCAGCGGCGCAGCCCCTGTCGGGACGATACACCAGGATCGTCACTCAGGGACATAGCTTCTCTACGCTCCGTGACGACCAGCGGGGATGCGAGTACGGGCCGCGTCCGAGGGGTTGCGGAGGGTGCCGGACAGGGTCCTTCCGCCCGGGTGGAGCCGGGAGGGGGAGGGTCAGTGCCCGCCCGCTCCCTGTGTGTCCGCGCCCGTCGTAAGGATCACGTTCCGCAGCGGCTCCCGGTTCACGAACCGGGTCAACTGGTCGACGAGGAGCCGCTTGGCGCGGGGCAGGAAAGCCGAGGAAGGGCCGCCCACATGCGGGCTGATCAGCACTCCGGGCGCCTGCCACAGGGGATGGTCCGACGGCAGCGGCTCGGGGTCGGTGACGTCCAGGGCGGCGGTGATCCGGCCGCTGTTGAGCTCGGCGAGGAGCGCCTTGGTGTCCACGACGGACCCGCGGGCGACGTTCACGAGCAGCGCGCCGTCCTTCATCCGCGCGAGGAACCCGGCGTCGACGAGATGGTGTGTGGCCTCAGTGAGAGGAGTGCAGACGATGACGACGTCCGCTTCCGGAAGCAGTGAGAGCACATCGGCGATCGGTTGCACAAGACCGCGCGCCGTGGTGCGCCTGGAGCGCGCAATGCGCGCCACCCGCGCGACCTCGAAGGGCACAAGCCGGTCCTCGATGGCGGCGCCGATCGAGCCGTAACCGACGATGAGGACGTTCCTGTCGGCGAGCGAGGGGTGGAACCCGCTCTCCCAGCGCCCCTGTTGCTGGGCGCGGACGAAGCCGGGGACGCCGCGCAGGCAGGCGAGGGTCAGGGTGAGGGCGAGTTCGGCGGTGCTCGCCTCGTGCACACCGCGCGCGTTGCACAGCGCGACGCCCGGCACGATGGAATCGAGCCGGGCGGTGATGTCGTCGACACCCGCCGTGAGCGTCTGGACGACCCGCACGTGGGTCAGCTGCTCCAGCGGGCGCACCTTGACCGCCCACCGCTTCATGTACGGCACCACGTACACGGCGCAGTTCGCGGGATCGCCGGGAAACTCCTGCTCACCGTCGGCCCCGCCGTCCCAGAACAGGTAGCGGGGTCCCGCGGGAAGGCCCTCGATCTCCTTCGGCGGGATGGGAAGCCACACGTCCGTAGTCATGGCATGGAGGCTATGTCAGGGGCGTTCGGGCACAGAGGTTAGGTTGGGGAGCCGGAGAGGGAGGTTCACGAGCAGGTGGAGCGCAGGACGATCGGCGCGGGGGCACTCGCGGTGGGGGCCGTCGGACTCGGATGCATGCCGATGAGCTGGGCGTACAGCGCCTCGCGGCGGCGGGGCGAGGAGTCACTGAGAACCGTGCACCGGGCACTGGACCTGGGCACGAGCCTCCTGGACACGGCGGACATGTACGGCCCGTTCACCAACGAGCTGCTGCTCGGCCGGGTGCTCAGGGAGCGGCGCCGGGACGCCTTCGTGTCGACGAAGGTGGGGCTGCTGGTGGGCGAGCAGCACATCGTGGCCAACGGCCGCCCGGGTTATGTGAAGCGGGCCTGTGACGCCTCGCTGCGCCGCCTGCAGACCGATGTCATCGACCTCTACCAGCTGCACCGCGCCGACCCCGAGGTCCCGGTCGAGGAGACGTGGGGCGCCATGGCGGAACTGGTGCGGGCGGGCAAGGTACGGGCGCTGGGGCTGTGCGCGGTCGGCGCGCGCGGCGGCCGGCGCACGAACGCCGGGCTGCACGACGGCACCCTGCGCCAGTTGCAGCGGGTGCAGCAGGTGTTCCCGGTGGCCGCGGTGGAGGCGGAGCTGTCGGTGTGGTCACCGGAGGCGCTTCAGGGGCTGCTGCCGTGGTGCGAGGCGCGGGGCGTGGGGTTCCTCGCGGCGATGCCGCTGGGCAACGGCTTCCTGACCGGCACGCTGACGCCCGGTGAGGGTTTCGAGCCGGACGACCTGCGCGCCCGCCACCCCCGTTTCACGGCCGAGATGATGGCGGCCAACCAGCCGATCGTCGCGGGCCTGCGCCGTATCGCACGCCGCCACGGCGAGGACGTCACCCCGGCCCAGGTGGCCCTCGCCTGGGTGCTCGCCCAGGGCCGCCATGTGATCGCCGTACCGGGCACGAAGCGGGAACACTGGGCCGCCCAGAACGCGGCGGCGGCCGGTCTGCGCCTGACGGAGCAGGACGTGGCGGAGATGTCCCGCCTGCCCCGCGCCCAGGGCTCGTGGGACTGAGGGCCTGTACACGCTGCCGGGGGGCTCAGGGTCCCGGGGCGGGGGCCGACGGCCGGGAGGCCCGGGCGGGACGTGGGTGTGAGAGGTTGAGGGGGCCGGTCACGCTGCCGTCCGAAGGGATCTTCATCGTGCAACGTCGCGCTGTGACAGCCGTGTTGGCCGCCGCGCTGCTGCTGGCGGCCGGCTGTTCCTCGGGCGGGGACGGCTCCCCGGGCGGGCGGCTCCCGCTCGGCGGCGGGCTCACCCGCTCGAGCGGCGCCACCCCCTCCGGACGGGCCGCCGACCCGGTGCCGCCCGCCAGGGGCTCGGTGAAGGTGCTGCGCACGGTGGCCGAGGGGCTGAAGACACCCTGGGGGCTGGCCCCGCTGCCGGACGGCGCCCTGCTGGTCTCCTCCCGCGACGACGGGACGATCACCCGGATCGACGAGGAGACCGGCCGGAAGACCGAGCTGGGCACGGTCTCCGGGGTCTCGCCGGCCCGCGAGGGCGGCCTGCTGGGCATCGCCCTCTCCCCCGGCTACGCCTCGGACCACATGATCTACGCCTACTTCACCTCCGCGTCGGACAACCGCATCGTCCGCGTGCTCTACGACGAGCGCAAGCCGCCCGGTGAGCAACTGGGCGCTCCGGACACGGTGTTCAGGGGCATTCCCAAGGGCGCCGTCCACAATGGCGGCCGTATCGCCTTCGGCCCGGACGGGATGCTGTACGCGGGCACCGGCGAGAGCGGAGAGCGGGGTCTCGCCCAGGACAGTAAGTCTCTCGGCGGCAAGATCCTGCGGCTGACCCCCGACGGCGATCCGGCGCCGGGCAATCCCTTCCCCGGCTCACCGGTGTACTCGTACGGCCACCGGAATGTGCAGGGCCTGGCCTGGGACGGCCGACAGCGGCTGTTCGCCTCGGAGTTCGGGCAGGACACCTGGGACGAGCTGAACGCGATCAAGCCCGGCGGCGACTACGGCTGGCCGGCCGCCGAGGGCAGGTCCTCCGACGCCGCCTTCCAGAACCCGCTCGCCCAGTGGCACACCGACGACGCCTCCCCCAGCGGCATCGCGTACGTCGACGGCGTGATCTGGACGGCGGGCCTGAAGGGCCGGCGTCTGTGGCGCGTCCCGCTCAGGGGCACGGAGGCCGCCGCGGCCCCGCAGGCCTTCCTCACCGGCCGGTACGGCCGCCTGCGCACGGTCGTCGCGGCAGGCGGCGACAGGCTCTGGCTGGTGACGAGCAACACCGACGGCCGGGGCCGGCCCGCGAAGGGGGACGACCGGGTGCTGGAACTCCAGGTGCGGTGACGGCTGCTGCTAGGCACCGTCCGCGCTGTCCGCTTGCGGGGTCTCCGCTTGCGGGGTCTCCGCTTCCGCGGGCGGCGCCTTGGGCAGGCGTACGACGACCCTTCCCGAAGTCAGGTCTATCGGCCCCCGGCCGGGGTCGGTGTCTCCGACGTCCTCCCGGGTCAGTTCCAGACGGTTCTCCTCGTCGTGGGTGTGCTTGCGGCTGGGCGCGAACAGTTCCTCGAAGGCGTTGAACACGGCTTCTCCCCCGCTTCCTCCCCCTGGCCCGTTTCCTCCACCAGCGTACGAGTCAGCCCGCCGTGGGCGCAGTGGCCGTCTCGGCCGGAAACAGGCCGAGCCGGTGCGCCAGCGCCGCCGCCTCCCCTCTGCCCGAGACGCCGAGCTTGCTCAGGATGTTGGAGACGTGGACGCTCGCCGTCTTCGGGGAGATGAACAGCTCCTCGGCTATCTGGCGGTTGGTGCGGCCGGCCGAGACCAGGCGCAGGACGTCCCGCTCCCGGCTGGTCAGGCCCAGGGACGCGGCCGGGTCGGCGGCGAGGGCCTGGCGCGGGGCGTGGGTCAGGCTGAGGCGGGCGCGCTGGGCGAGAGTGGTGACCGCGTCGGCGAGGGGGCGGGCGCCGAGGTGGGCGGCGACCGCCCCGGACAGCCGCAGCAGGTCCACCGCGCGGTCGCGTTCATCGTCGCCGCCGTCGGCGAGGAGGGCCGCGGCGAGGCGGTGACGGACCCGGGCGAGGTCGTAGGGGCGGTCCAGGCACTCGAAGGCGGTGACCACCGGCGACCAGGCGTCGGTGGTGTCCATGCCCTGCGCGCGCAGCAGTTCGGCTCGGGTCCACTGCTCGTAGGCCTGCCACAGCGGGACGCCGGTGGTGAGGTTGCGGACGGCCACGACGAGGCGGTCGAGGGTCTCTTGCCGGCCGGGCCGGGCGGCGGGCAGGGTGCGGGTGTCGGCCTCGGCGGTGGCGGCCGCCAGCAGCAGCGGCCAGCCGTAGCGGTGGGTGCCGGGCGGGAACCCGGCGTCCAGGGCCTGGAGCAGCTCGGCGCGGACGTCGTCGATGCGGCCCTCGGCGGCGGCGAGGCCGAGGGTGATACGCGCCACCGGCAGGGAGTGCTGGGGCATGGGGTCGTGGGTGCCGTAATGGGCGCGGGCCGCCGTGAGGTGCCGGTCGGCCTCGGCGAGGTCGCCGCGGGCCAGGGCGAGGTAGGCCAGGCGCAGGGCGCCCTGGCCGCGGGCCTTGGCGCTGTGGCCGCCCCGGGCCGTGTGGGCGGCGGCCTCGGCGGCCTGGGGCCACTGGCCGAGTGCGTAGAGCACCTCGGAGAGGTTGCCCCGGATCCAGTCCTCGGAGTCCAGCAGCCCGTGCGCGCGGGCGAAGGCGATGCCCTCGTGCAGCAGCGGGACGGCCTCCCGGTCGCGGCCGACGCTCTGCAGCTCGGACGGCAGGTTCACATAGGCGCGGCCCGCGACCTGGAACACGCCCTCGGCGAGGGTGTCCCGCAGCACCTGCCGCATCTCCGCGAGGCCGGTCCGGGTGTCGCCGGAGTCGACCTTGAGACCGCCGAGGGTGAGCCGCGCGTGCAGTTCGGTGTCGCGGGCGCCCACCATGCGCGCGTACTCCACGGCCCGCTCGGCCGCGGCGAAGGCCTCGGGTCCCGGCCGGTGCAGCATGGACCAGTTGGCGACGAGGGCGAGGACCTCGGCGTGCACCTCCGAGGGCGGCAGGCCGCGCACCAGGTCCTGGGCGGTGGCCAGTTCCTGCCAGCCGTCGCCGCGGGCCAGGGCCTGGACCAGGCGGGAGCGCTGGATCCAGAACCAGGCGGCGCGCTGGGGGTCGCCCTTGCCCGAACCGTGCGGAGCGCCGGGCGGAGGGTTCGGGTCGTCCTCCAGGAGGCGCAGCGCGCGCTTGGTGATCTTCAGCGCGCGTTCCCGCTCGCCGCCGAAGCGGCCCGCGACGGCGGCCTCGGCCATCAGGTCGAGATAGCGCAGCGGTGTGGTGGCCGGGTCGCAGCCGCACGGCGGGTAGTCCTCGGTGTAGTCCACCGGGCGCAGGGCGGAGCGCACCTCCTCGGGGGCGCTGTCCCACAGCTCCATCGCCCGCTCCAGGAGCCCCAGTTGCTCGGTGTAGGCATGCCGGCGGCGGGCCGCGACGGAGGCGTCCAGGACGGCGGGCAGGGCCTTGGCGGCGTCACGCGCGTGGTACCAGTAGCTGGCCAGGCGCGTCACGCGCGCGTCGGCCGGGACCAGCGCGGGGTCCGCCTCCAGGGCCTCGGCGTAGCGGCGGTTGAGCCGGGAGCGTTCGCCGGGCAGCAGGTCGTCGGCGACGGCCTCGCGGACCAGGGAGTGCCGGAAGCGGTAGCCGTCGCCGGCCGGGGTGACCGTGAGGATGTTGGCGCCGACGGCGGCCCGCAGCGCCTCGATGAGGTCGTCCTCGGTGAGCTGGGCGACGGCGGCGATCAGCCGGTACTCCACGGTGGAGCCGCCCTCGGCGACGATCCGGGCGACCCGCTGGGCGCTCTCGGGCAGCCGCTCCACCCGGACCAGGAGCAGATCGCGCAGGGAGTCGGTGAGGCCGGTGCAGCGGCCCTCGCAGCCGGCGACGGCGAGTTCCTCGACGAAGAAGGCGTTGCCGTCGGAGCGTTCGAAGATCACGTCCACCCGGGCGGGGTCGGGCTCGGCGGCGAGGATGCCGGCGATCTGGCGGCCGACCTCCTCGCGGGTGAAGCGGGCGAGTTCGATGCGGCGGACGGTGCGCAGCCGGTCGAGTTCGGCGAGCAGGGGGCGCAGCGGGTGGCGGCGGTGGATGTCGTCCGAGCGGTAGCTGGCGAGCACGAGGAGCCGGCCGGCGCGCAGGGTGCGCAACAGGTAGGCGAGGAGATGGCGGGTGGAGGCGTCGGCCCAGTGCAGGTCCTCCAGGACGAACACGACCGGCTGCTCGGCGGCGACGCGCTCCAGCAGCCGGGCGGTCAGCTCGAACAGGCGGGCCATGCCCTGCTCGTCGTGGCGGCCGGCGCCGGCCTCGCCCAGGTCGGGCAGGAGCCGGGCCAGCTCCTCCTCCTGTCCGTGCGCGGCCGTGGCGAACTGCTCGGGCAGGGCGTCGCGCAGGGCGCGCAGCGCGGTGGAGAAGGGGGCGAACGGCAGCCCGTCCGCGCCGACCTCGACGCAGCCGCCGACGGCCACCACGGCACGCCGGCCGGCGCCCGCGGCGAACTCCTCGACGAGGCGGGTCTTGCCGACGCCGGCCTCACCGCCGAGCAGCAGCGCCTGTGGCTCGCCGGCGGCGGCGCGGGCGAGCGCTTCGTTCAGCGTGTCCAACTCGTCGGTGCGGCCGACGAACACGGGACTGACGGACCTGGTCTCCACGGGCCCGAGCATCGCACGAGGTCCGGGGAGCGGGTCACTGGTTTTCCACAGGTCCGGTGCGATCGTCGTACTGACAGCCGGGATGGTCGTAGCGAGGGACGGAAGGCGGCCGACCCCCGTACGGCCTCCTTCCGTCCCGCCCCGGCCCGCCGGCCCGGGGTTCACGCGGTGCGTGGGAGCCGGAGCCGGCGGGGCCGTTCGGTATGGGACTCGGCACCCGTGCCGTCGTGACCGGCCGGCTGCGGGTCGCGGGCGTCGCGGCGGGCCCGGGTGACGGAGCGCACCAGCCGCGCGTGCTCGGCCTCGCGCATCAGCTGGGCGGCGCGGGCCT comes from Streptomyces sp. FXJ1.172 and encodes:
- a CDS encoding DUF6191 domain-containing protein, which gives rise to MFNAFEELFAPSRKHTHDEENRLELTREDVGDTDPGRGPIDLTSGRVVVRLPKAPPAEAETPQAETPQADSADGA
- a CDS encoding 2-hydroxyacid dehydrogenase → MTTDVWLPIPPKEIEGLPAGPRYLFWDGGADGEQEFPGDPANCAVYVVPYMKRWAVKVRPLEQLTHVRVVQTLTAGVDDITARLDSIVPGVALCNARGVHEASTAELALTLTLACLRGVPGFVRAQQQGRWESGFHPSLADRNVLIVGYGSIGAAIEDRLVPFEVARVARIARSRRTTARGLVQPIADVLSLLPEADVVIVCTPLTEATHHLVDAGFLARMKDGALLVNVARGSVVDTKALLAELNSGRITAALDVTDPEPLPSDHPLWQAPGVLISPHVGGPSSAFLPRAKRLLVDQLTRFVNREPLRNVILTTGADTQGAGGH
- a CDS encoding aldo/keto reductase, with product MERRTIGAGALAVGAVGLGCMPMSWAYSASRRRGEESLRTVHRALDLGTSLLDTADMYGPFTNELLLGRVLRERRRDAFVSTKVGLLVGEQHIVANGRPGYVKRACDASLRRLQTDVIDLYQLHRADPEVPVEETWGAMAELVRAGKVRALGLCAVGARGGRRTNAGLHDGTLRQLQRVQQVFPVAAVEAELSVWSPEALQGLLPWCEARGVGFLAAMPLGNGFLTGTLTPGEGFEPDDLRARHPRFTAEMMAANQPIVAGLRRIARRHGEDVTPAQVALAWVLAQGRHVIAVPGTKREHWAAQNAAAAGLRLTEQDVAEMSRLPRAQGSWD
- a CDS encoding PQQ-dependent sugar dehydrogenase — protein: MTAVLAAALLLAAGCSSGGDGSPGGRLPLGGGLTRSSGATPSGRAADPVPPARGSVKVLRTVAEGLKTPWGLAPLPDGALLVSSRDDGTITRIDEETGRKTELGTVSGVSPAREGGLLGIALSPGYASDHMIYAYFTSASDNRIVRVLYDERKPPGEQLGAPDTVFRGIPKGAVHNGGRIAFGPDGMLYAGTGESGERGLAQDSKSLGGKILRLTPDGDPAPGNPFPGSPVYSYGHRNVQGLAWDGRQRLFASEFGQDTWDELNAIKPGGDYGWPAAEGRSSDAAFQNPLAQWHTDDASPSGIAYVDGVIWTAGLKGRRLWRVPLRGTEAAAAPQAFLTGRYGRLRTVVAAGGDRLWLVTSNTDGRGRPAKGDDRVLELQVR
- a CDS encoding helix-turn-helix transcriptional regulator, whose product is MLGPVETRSVSPVFVGRTDELDTLNEALARAAAGEPQALLLGGEAGVGKTRLVEEFAAGAGRRAVVAVGGCVEVGADGLPFAPFSTALRALRDALPEQFATAAHGQEEELARLLPDLGEAGAGRHDEQGMARLFELTARLLERVAAEQPVVFVLEDLHWADASTRHLLAYLLRTLRAGRLLVLASYRSDDIHRRHPLRPLLAELDRLRTVRRIELARFTREEVGRQIAGILAAEPDPARVDVIFERSDGNAFFVEELAVAGCEGRCTGLTDSLRDLLLVRVERLPESAQRVARIVAEGGSTVEYRLIAAVAQLTEDDLIEALRAAVGANILTVTPAGDGYRFRHSLVREAVADDLLPGERSRLNRRYAEALEADPALVPADARVTRLASYWYHARDAAKALPAVLDASVAARRRHAYTEQLGLLERAMELWDSAPEEVRSALRPVDYTEDYPPCGCDPATTPLRYLDLMAEAAVAGRFGGERERALKITKRALRLLEDDPNPPPGAPHGSGKGDPQRAAWFWIQRSRLVQALARGDGWQELATAQDLVRGLPPSEVHAEVLALVANWSMLHRPGPEAFAAAERAVEYARMVGARDTELHARLTLGGLKVDSGDTRTGLAEMRQVLRDTLAEGVFQVAGRAYVNLPSELQSVGRDREAVPLLHEGIAFARAHGLLDSEDWIRGNLSEVLYALGQWPQAAEAAAHTARGGHSAKARGQGALRLAYLALARGDLAEADRHLTAARAHYGTHDPMPQHSLPVARITLGLAAAEGRIDDVRAELLQALDAGFPPGTHRYGWPLLLAAATAEADTRTLPAARPGRQETLDRLVVAVRNLTTGVPLWQAYEQWTRAELLRAQGMDTTDAWSPVVTAFECLDRPYDLARVRHRLAAALLADGGDDERDRAVDLLRLSGAVAAHLGARPLADAVTTLAQRARLSLTHAPRQALAADPAASLGLTSRERDVLRLVSAGRTNRQIAEELFISPKTASVHVSNILSKLGVSGRGEAAALAHRLGLFPAETATAPTAG